The DNA region ATCCTCCGTTGCACTTTCAGGACGGGATGTTTGTTCATGAAAGATGCTCTGGTTCCCGTTGTGCGAACCGGCCTGGACCTCCATTTCGGCCGCCTCGTCTCCCGGACTCCCGATACCGAGGAAGAGCCCCTGTTCGCCGATGCGGCCCTGACCCTGGCCCGCCGGATCGGGGAGCATCTGCTGCGCCATGATGCCGGGGCGGCGGTCGATGCCGGCGTCATGCGCTACGCCCTGGGCCGCGACGACGTCCTGCCGGCCTGGCTTGTCAACAGGGGGCTGGTGGCCAGCGAAAACGACCGGGCTTCCCTGGAGCCGGCCCTGCTCGGGGTGTTGGACAACGAGTTCAACCAGCGGCGGTATTTCGACTATGTGGCCGGGGAGATGCTCTATCACCGCTGGCGCTGGCTGCCGGAAACGCAAAGGAAGCCGGCCCTGGCCGACCGGGTGGGCGATGCCAGGGACAACCCCTTTTGCATCGAGATCAACACCTTCGATTACGTCCTCAAATTCAACGGCGAAGTCCTGGGCAAGGCCTTGGCCGATCGGGACGTCCTGCATTGGTATGTCCGGTCCATCGGCTCCGTCGTCCTGCTGCCCCTGGTCACCAAGCCCGTGTTCGAATTCACCGCCCGCCTGGTCGAGGCCAAATACAAGACGCCGTTCATCCTGACGCTGTTTAAAAGCCTTTTCACCAAGGCCGGCCAGTTGCCGCCGGTGGACCGGTACGGCGTGCTGGTCCTCGGCGACATCCTCAAGCTCCTGGGCCTGCGCGACTATCACAACGCGGCCCGGCAGGACCATCCGGAGCTGTGTTCCGGGAACGTGGGCGTCCTGGAGTTGTTGCGCCACATCCTGGACCGCTTCGACAACCCCACCGCCCGCATGTCCTGCGACGCCCGGTTCCGCCTGGGCGGCGATCCGCCCCAGTCCCTGATCAACCGGCTCGCGGCCCTGTACTGGCTGCGGCGCACCCTCGACGCGGCCATGGCCATCCAGGGCAAGAAGGCCGCGCCCGCCCGGGGCATGCGCGTGGAGGAGCGCACCGTCCTCGAGGCGGCCTTCAAACAGAAAAGCATCCTCTATTTCCGCCTCTTCGACGATCCCAACGATTCGGCCATAAATCCCTGCCACATCAAGGCCCTGGACAAGGCGTCCATGGTCGTGCAGTCGCCGCGCGGCAACAGGCTCAACGAGGCCGGTCCCGGCCAGGAGGTCCATGGCTATTTTTCCATCACCGGGGCCAACCGCAAAAGCACCTACCTCGATTTCCGCTCCAACGTGCTTGCCGTGGAGGATGCCGAGCCTTCCTACTGCCTGGTGGAGCTGACCCTGCCGGCCGCCTTCGAGCTGACCAGGCGCTCCCACAAGCGCCTGCCCCTGGACCCGAGCCAGTTGGCCGCTTTCGAAATGGCCGCGCCGCCTCCGGGAGCGGACTGGACGGCGTTTAGCAACCTGGAAAAATGGCCGGCCCCGTTTTGCATCATCCCCGACAGCGCTTCCCATTGCCACATCAAGGACCTCTCGGCCGGCGGGCTCATGCTGGAAATCCACCAGGACGCCCCGGCCCATGAATATTTCAACGAACGCAACAAGGACTATCCCCTGCTGGCCTCGATGCACCTGGTGGGCCGCACGGGCATCGCGGACCTCAAGCTCGGGCTGCGGCTGGATATCAAGCGCATCCGGGACTTTCCGCCGCTGCGCAAGAAGTACGTGGGCTTTCAGTTCGTCGAGGCCGGCGAGATCCGCCACGATCGCCTGGTCCGGTTCGCCCCGGTGGGCAAGGACGGGATATTCCTCATCGATGACTGGATCTTCCGCAATTCCATCGGGCGCTGACCGTACGCGCCGGAGACTCCCCATGACTGGAATCGATCCGGCGCGGCTGGCCGAGGCGGCCGGGCGCGTCGCGGCCTTCCGGGCGGCCATGGCCACGGTCCTGGTCGGCCGGGCCGAGTTGGCCGACAGGCTGCTGACGGCGCTTGTGTGCCGGGGGCACGTGCTCATCGAGGGCGTGCCCGGCCTGGCCAAGACCCTGGCGGTCAAGACCCTGGCCGCGGCCGTGCGGGCCGATTTCCGCCGGGTGCAGTTCACCCCGGACCTGCTGCCGGCCGACATCGCCGGCACCGAGGTCTACCAGCCGGCCAGCGGCGCTTTTTCCGTGCGCAAGGGCCCCGTTTTCACCAACATCCTGTTGGCCGACGAGATCAACCGCGCCCCCTCCAAGGTCCAGTCGGCCCTGCTCGAGGCCATGGCCGAGCGGCGCGTGACCATCGGCGGCGAAACCTTCCCCCTGCCCGAGCCTTTCTTCGTCCTGGCCACCCAGAACCCCATCGAGCAGGAGGGCACCTATCCCCTGCCCGAGGCGCAGGTGGACCGATTCCTCCTGTGCCTGGTCCTGGGCTATCCCGGGGCGGACGAGGAGAAGGAGATCGTGCGCCGGGCCTGCCTGGCCGAGGCCCCGGCCGCCCCGGCCGCCTTGTCGCGCGACGACGTGCTGGAGCTTGCGGCCCTGGCCGGCACGGTGCGCCTGGACGAGCGGCTGCTCGACTACATCGTGGCCCTGACGCGGGCCACGCGGGACCCGGCGGCGGCCGGCCGGCCCGAGCTTGGCGGCCGCATCGCCTACGGCGCCTCGCCCCGGGCGGCCATCGCCCTGGCCGCGACCGCCCGGGCCACGGCCCTTCTCGACGGCCGGGGCTACGTCACCCCGGGCGACATCAAGGCCATGGCCCCGGACGTGCTGCGCCACCGGATTTTGTGCACCTACGAGGCCCTGGCCGAGGGCCTCACACCCGAGGCGGCCGCGGCCATGCTCCTGGAGACGGTCCCGATCCCGTGAGCGACGGACGGTCGCGAAGGGGGAGGCGCCTCTTGCCCGGGGTGGAGGTTGCCGTTATCATCAT from Solidesulfovibrio sp. includes:
- a CDS encoding pilus assembly protein PilZ, which gives rise to MKDALVPVVRTGLDLHFGRLVSRTPDTEEEPLFADAALTLARRIGEHLLRHDAGAAVDAGVMRYALGRDDVLPAWLVNRGLVASENDRASLEPALLGVLDNEFNQRRYFDYVAGEMLYHRWRWLPETQRKPALADRVGDARDNPFCIEINTFDYVLKFNGEVLGKALADRDVLHWYVRSIGSVVLLPLVTKPVFEFTARLVEAKYKTPFILTLFKSLFTKAGQLPPVDRYGVLVLGDILKLLGLRDYHNAARQDHPELCSGNVGVLELLRHILDRFDNPTARMSCDARFRLGGDPPQSLINRLAALYWLRRTLDAAMAIQGKKAAPARGMRVEERTVLEAAFKQKSILYFRLFDDPNDSAINPCHIKALDKASMVVQSPRGNRLNEAGPGQEVHGYFSITGANRKSTYLDFRSNVLAVEDAEPSYCLVELTLPAAFELTRRSHKRLPLDPSQLAAFEMAAPPPGADWTAFSNLEKWPAPFCIIPDSASHCHIKDLSAGGLMLEIHQDAPAHEYFNERNKDYPLLASMHLVGRTGIADLKLGLRLDIKRIRDFPPLRKKYVGFQFVEAGEIRHDRLVRFAPVGKDGIFLIDDWIFRNSIGR
- a CDS encoding AAA family ATPase gives rise to the protein MTGIDPARLAEAAGRVAAFRAAMATVLVGRAELADRLLTALVCRGHVLIEGVPGLAKTLAVKTLAAAVRADFRRVQFTPDLLPADIAGTEVYQPASGAFSVRKGPVFTNILLADEINRAPSKVQSALLEAMAERRVTIGGETFPLPEPFFVLATQNPIEQEGTYPLPEAQVDRFLLCLVLGYPGADEEKEIVRRACLAEAPAAPAALSRDDVLELAALAGTVRLDERLLDYIVALTRATRDPAAAGRPELGGRIAYGASPRAAIALAATARATALLDGRGYVTPGDIKAMAPDVLRHRILCTYEALAEGLTPEAAAAMLLETVPIP